A single Sporosarcina sp. FSL W8-0480 DNA region contains:
- a CDS encoding YheC/YheD family protein codes for MTIIGMLHHRKDPETVIKAYAFAAVAEAEGANFFYFSPGEVNLVNRTIRGQVYEKGKWQTKIMPYPNVIYNAGSPEKLSKSKEIINQLRKDIPFTTYSIGNKWSVNRRLKEAKDFASYLIPTEVVKNSDHFMTFIAAFEKVVFKPIDGRKGKGIFFIIQEGNRFTVRGDGTYKSYTVAQLNAFIKQKLSQGTFIIQPYIQSVTKSGQVFDFRLHVQKNGKGEWVITTIYPRVAPKGSIIANINSGGYTNYLEPFLEQEFKDDAFNIKKKLEYFSLSLAKHLDELQMEKYGEVIDEIGIDIGMDQDQKLWIYEVNWRPGCPPAFYLELDVVKNTIQYAMYIANNQQAIKQKIREAKRRGAKKEQTTPIIAITGSAGKTTTKAFLSSILSKKWNVFESKDYWNTTEHTKQHAAEINSSHQAVVLEYGMAYPGVITEHCQIIQPNMSIVTNVGLAHVGNFNGDPRGVAKAKSELIHGMDQSGVLCLNRDNDNSRFLETENFKGKTITIGIKRHANYRAYDVKYTDQGMTFKMKLQNEEIELFIPIFGEHHVYNALSAIAIADHLGFSPMEIKTGLLFKKPPRRLTIYNCKDNITMIDDTVHSHPEGVRAALDVLKNLAKHRTIAIIGQMRELGDIREREYRKLGDYIEQQGIDILITYGFRTEEIGDQAERQGMPARNIYHFTDREKLHDLLSKLIKKDDTILIKGASKTNMFETVKFIDKKYS; via the coding sequence TGCATTTGCTGCCGTAGCTGAAGCCGAGGGTGCGAATTTTTTTTACTTTTCTCCGGGGGAAGTAAACTTAGTCAATCGCACCATCAGAGGACAAGTGTACGAAAAAGGTAAATGGCAAACAAAAATAATGCCATATCCAAACGTCATCTACAATGCGGGTAGCCCCGAAAAACTATCAAAATCAAAAGAAATCATCAACCAGTTAAGAAAAGATATCCCATTTACAACCTACTCAATTGGAAATAAATGGAGTGTCAATCGAAGGTTAAAAGAGGCGAAGGACTTTGCCAGTTATCTAATACCAACCGAAGTCGTAAAAAACTCAGATCATTTCATGACATTCATTGCCGCATTTGAGAAAGTAGTCTTTAAACCGATCGATGGGCGAAAAGGAAAAGGCATCTTTTTCATCATCCAGGAAGGTAATCGTTTTACGGTGCGAGGCGATGGGACATATAAAAGTTATACTGTTGCACAATTAAATGCTTTCATTAAACAGAAATTATCGCAAGGTACTTTCATCATCCAGCCCTATATCCAGTCGGTCACAAAATCTGGGCAAGTGTTTGACTTCAGATTGCATGTTCAAAAAAACGGCAAAGGTGAATGGGTAATTACGACAATTTATCCACGTGTCGCTCCAAAAGGTTCAATTATTGCAAATATTAATAGTGGCGGCTATACGAATTATTTGGAGCCATTCTTGGAACAGGAATTTAAAGATGATGCATTTAATATTAAAAAGAAATTGGAGTATTTCTCCCTATCACTTGCAAAACATTTGGATGAACTTCAAATGGAGAAATATGGCGAAGTAATTGATGAAATTGGGATTGATATCGGGATGGATCAAGACCAGAAGTTATGGATTTATGAGGTGAACTGGCGTCCAGGCTGTCCGCCTGCATTCTATTTAGAATTGGATGTTGTAAAAAATACGATACAATATGCAATGTATATCGCCAATAATCAACAAGCCATCAAACAGAAAATCAGGGAAGCGAAACGAAGAGGGGCAAAGAAGGAACAAACTACTCCTATTATTGCCATAACCGGAAGTGCAGGTAAAACGACGACAAAAGCATTTTTATCGTCCATTCTATCGAAAAAATGGAATGTCTTTGAGTCAAAAGATTATTGGAATACGACGGAGCATACGAAACAACACGCTGCGGAAATCAATTCCTCACATCAAGCAGTCGTTCTTGAGTATGGTATGGCGTATCCCGGTGTCATTACAGAGCATTGCCAAATTATCCAGCCTAATATGTCCATTGTAACAAACGTCGGTCTTGCACATGTCGGAAATTTTAATGGCGATCCACGTGGAGTGGCAAAAGCAAAATCCGAATTAATACATGGGATGGATCAATCAGGAGTACTTTGCTTGAACCGAGATAATGACAATTCACGATTTTTAGAGACGGAGAATTTTAAAGGAAAAACGATTACAATCGGTATAAAAAGACACGCGAACTATCGAGCATACGACGTCAAATATACCGACCAGGGCATGACTTTTAAAATGAAACTGCAAAATGAAGAAATTGAATTGTTCATCCCGATATTCGGGGAGCATCATGTGTATAACGCGTTATCTGCAATTGCAATTGCAGATCATTTAGGATTTTCTCCAATGGAGATCAAGACCGGTCTTCTATTCAAAAAGCCTCCAAGAAGGTTGACGATTTATAATTGTAAGGACAATATTACAATGATTGACGATACGGTCCATTCACATCCTGAAGGCGTTCGGGCAGCATTAGATGTATTGAAGAACCTTGCAAAGCATCGAACTATTGCCATTATCGGTCAAATGAGGGAGTTGGGTGATATTCGGGAAAGGGAGTACCGAAAATTAGGGGATTATATAGAGCAACAAGGGATTGACATATTGATCACATACGGATTTAGGACCGAGGAAATCGGGGACCAAGCGGAAAGGCAAGGAATGCCCGCTCGGAATATCTATCATTTTACAGATCGTGAGAAACTGCATGATTTATTGTCAAAACTGATTAAGAAAGACGATACCATCCTTATCAAAGGGGCAAGCAAGACCAATATGTTCGAAACGGTAAAATTTATAGATAAAAAGTATAGTTAA
- a CDS encoding ATP-grasp domain-containing protein: MGFLKTIIFIGTNKSGSSREAIRSAVRLGYFTVLFTSNEKQIQQRKEYMDVHEMVFVDVTNLVEMKKEILTLKSKGNEIMTIASFVDSNVARALKLCEEFCPNGTSSNAALIMENKAGTRDKLKGLPYSPKYVTIDPGSKLELKSIEGLPDFPMIVKTASSTGSKDVLRATNLQQLERHILKFQERNPTEAVIIEEFIEGDQYLVEAIVHHKDIKIAGVIKQEITFGKRFIITGYGVLAVVPRQVNDGVMEVLKSIVEELEIENGALHVEMRLTTNGWRLIEINPRISGGAMNNMLKAAFGYDLTEETLKLYLGEQPSLIVTQRNFVFTQYVIVEQKGILEKVTGKNRARKLPGIVEVYVKPKKGTLLMPPLSMGHRYAYVIAQGRTLEEAKGFAKKAVEEIQFHVKEQQ; encoded by the coding sequence GTGGGCTTTTTGAAAACAATCATATTTATCGGTACAAATAAATCGGGCTCAAGTCGGGAAGCAATTAGGTCTGCTGTTCGGCTTGGTTATTTTACTGTGCTCTTTACAAGCAATGAAAAGCAGATTCAACAACGGAAAGAGTATATGGATGTTCATGAAATGGTGTTCGTCGATGTAACAAATTTGGTAGAGATGAAAAAAGAGATTCTAACATTGAAGTCCAAGGGAAATGAAATTATGACGATTGCAAGCTTTGTTGACTCAAATGTCGCCAGAGCACTGAAACTATGTGAAGAATTTTGCCCGAATGGCACATCTTCAAACGCCGCACTTATTATGGAAAATAAGGCGGGGACAAGGGATAAACTAAAAGGGCTTCCTTACTCCCCGAAATACGTAACAATTGACCCAGGCAGTAAACTTGAGTTGAAAAGTATTGAAGGGCTGCCTGACTTCCCTATGATTGTGAAAACGGCGTCATCCACTGGTTCCAAGGATGTACTGCGCGCGACCAATCTACAGCAATTGGAACGTCATATACTTAAGTTCCAAGAGAGGAATCCCACGGAAGCCGTAATTATCGAGGAATTCATTGAAGGTGATCAGTATTTAGTGGAGGCGATTGTTCATCATAAAGATATAAAGATTGCTGGAGTGATCAAACAAGAAATAACGTTCGGAAAGAGGTTCATAATTACCGGATATGGGGTTCTTGCTGTCGTTCCAAGGCAGGTGAACGATGGTGTAATGGAAGTTTTGAAGTCAATTGTGGAGGAGTTGGAGATTGAAAACGGTGCCCTCCATGTCGAGATGCGATTGACGACAAATGGCTGGCGCTTAATCGAAATCAACCCCCGCATTTCAGGCGGTGCAATGAATAACATGTTGAAAGCTGCCTTCGGATATGACCTAACCGAAGAAACCTTAAAATTATACTTAGGCGAACAACCTTCTCTAATTGTTACACAGAGGAACTTTGTATTTACTCAATACGTTATCGTGGAACAGAAAGGAATTTTGGAAAAAGTTACCGGTAAAAACAGGGCCCGAAAATTGCCTGGAATTGTGGAAGTGTATGTGAAGCCCAAAAAAGGGACATTGCTCATGCCGCCACTATCGATGGGTCACAGATATGCTTATGTCATCGCGCAAGGAAGAACGTTGGAAGAGGCAAAAGGTTTTGCAAAGAAGGCTGTAGAAGAAATACAATTTCATGTTAAAGAACAACAGTAA
- the murF gene encoding UDP-N-acetylmuramoyl-tripeptide--D-alanyl-D-alanine ligase codes for MKPLSIGYIKQVIAGELLQGSDDMFVQHGAYRLKQVRHTHTILFLKGKIIKWDRLRPYFPIAIVTEYGRQTNERDEDVTIIKVKDLEESYWKFIKDYRKSIDIPVIAVTGTSGKTTTKEIIRHLLMADRKIAFTNSTNNSRTVHLANLLSIDENTEAAVFETAVGAPGDILNAAAYIKPTIGIITNIGEHHLNYCKTLKDYIEAKGEMIRSIQPGGILILNVDDERTIQLDKNQFTGKVLTFGIHNSCKYRASNIIYSTDGMHFTLEHNQMIYRMFVPGLGEHQVYNALAAIVAVHQIGMSFMEIKDRLKSFETLNRQMQVCVGPNGSTIIDDSWSITTTSLKAALEVLKNVGKDKRKIAIIGTITDLGSWGYIIHQRAGEIIAKSEVDCLITIGKHAKIMGETAGKLNPTIEVHSFNNHILAYPFLRNMTDQSTVVLVKGDMYSEAVKKLAMLLRK; via the coding sequence TTGAAACCATTATCGATTGGATACATTAAACAAGTAATAGCAGGAGAGTTGCTTCAAGGCTCTGATGATATGTTTGTACAACATGGTGCATATCGTCTTAAACAGGTCAGACATACACATACAATTCTCTTTTTAAAAGGGAAAATCATAAAATGGGATCGTTTAAGACCTTATTTTCCAATTGCAATAGTCACTGAATATGGTAGGCAAACGAACGAACGAGACGAGGACGTAACAATTATTAAAGTTAAAGATTTGGAGGAGTCCTATTGGAAGTTCATTAAAGATTATCGTAAAAGCATTGATATTCCAGTTATTGCTGTTACGGGCACTTCCGGTAAAACGACAACGAAAGAAATTATACGCCATCTTTTAATGGCCGATAGAAAAATCGCCTTTACAAATAGTACAAATAACTCCCGGACGGTGCATTTAGCGAATCTGCTTAGTATCGATGAAAACACCGAAGCTGCCGTGTTTGAAACCGCTGTTGGTGCTCCAGGTGACATATTGAATGCGGCTGCATATATAAAGCCGACTATCGGAATTATAACGAACATAGGAGAACATCATTTGAATTATTGCAAAACACTAAAAGACTATATCGAAGCAAAGGGAGAGATGATTCGTTCCATTCAACCTGGCGGTATTCTCATCCTAAATGTTGACGATGAAAGAACAATCCAACTTGACAAAAACCAGTTTACTGGAAAAGTACTTACTTTCGGCATTCATAATTCATGTAAATATCGAGCAAGTAATATCATTTATTCCACTGATGGTATGCATTTCACCCTTGAACACAATCAGATGATTTACCGAATGTTCGTTCCGGGACTTGGCGAACACCAAGTATACAATGCCTTGGCGGCGATTGTTGCTGTTCACCAAATTGGTATGAGCTTTATGGAAATTAAAGATCGCTTGAAATCATTTGAAACTTTGAATAGGCAAATGCAAGTTTGTGTTGGGCCCAATGGATCGACAATTATCGATGATTCATGGAGCATTACTACCACTTCCCTAAAAGCGGCATTAGAGGTACTTAAAAACGTAGGGAAAGACAAGAGGAAAATTGCAATAATCGGAACAATTACTGATTTGGGATCATGGGGATATATCATTCATCAACGAGCAGGGGAAATTATCGCCAAAAGTGAAGTAGATTGTCTTATCACAATTGGTAAACATGCAAAGATTATGGGGGAAACCGCGGGTAAACTGAATCCTACAATAGAGGTTCATTCCTTTAATAATCATATTCTTGCATACCCTTTTCTCAGAAATATGACTGACCAATCTACAGTTGTACTGGTAAAGGGAGATATGTACAGTGAAGCAGTAAAAAAATTGGCGATGCTTTTACGAAAATAA
- a CDS encoding YheC/YheD family protein, whose translation MKGIRGRYGQMKVLEQELGSTVRLPEIRSFSKVNLNRSILRQEVISIKSLFGPQEIKVDPVSNSPSIIVNDNNQLSFANSEEVYEYLIDHAFTKQHYVIQTVPVTNLSVPHHHRFTLHRISSSANWKVVHHTMIDGNGFGRIRYAIPIWKAIKLVKRIVYILGKHYPSCNTIAVEVMQNKMGELFITDTVLHERNSKWSQYLSLCSDRALRSYMPKTELFTNRSLKKLLGSYKQVVLKPCIGQQGKGIVKITVLDDKTYEIHDKRKKTIEKNFTELLCYLREQYLNENDYIVQQYINIAKIDDRPFDVRVMTQINEQEWIITGKLVKVAAREFFISNRASKLLTLDEALRLSDSRITLSKCEFLIDKICRKSSMILANNYEGITIIGFDVAIDNRGAVWIIEGNFAPSTAMFYKFDGNKAYETIYKYIRKNKNRISTLSNREEEKT comes from the coding sequence ATGAAGGGAATTCGTGGCCGTTACGGTCAAATGAAAGTGCTGGAGCAGGAATTAGGTTCAACGGTTCGTCTACCAGAAATTAGGAGTTTTTCGAAGGTTAATTTGAATCGTTCTATTTTGCGCCAAGAAGTTATCAGTATAAAATCGTTATTCGGCCCTCAAGAGATCAAAGTGGATCCTGTTTCAAATTCTCCATCAATAATTGTAAACGACAACAATCAACTTTCTTTTGCAAATAGCGAAGAAGTCTACGAATACTTGATTGACCATGCATTCACAAAACAGCATTATGTTATACAAACCGTTCCGGTAACTAATCTCTCCGTACCTCATCATCACCGGTTTACCCTTCATAGAATTTCCTCGTCAGCCAATTGGAAAGTTGTTCATCATACAATGATCGATGGCAACGGATTTGGAAGGATCAGATATGCAATTCCTATATGGAAAGCTATAAAATTGGTAAAACGCATAGTTTATATACTTGGAAAACACTATCCCTCCTGTAATACGATTGCAGTTGAGGTCATGCAAAACAAAATGGGTGAACTTTTTATTACCGATACGGTTCTCCATGAACGTAATAGTAAATGGAGTCAATATCTATCTCTATGTAGTGATAGGGCGTTGCGTAGCTACATGCCTAAAACAGAACTATTTACAAATCGTTCTCTGAAAAAACTTTTAGGATCATATAAACAAGTGGTTTTGAAACCATGTATCGGCCAACAAGGTAAAGGGATCGTAAAAATTACCGTATTAGATGATAAAACCTATGAAATTCACGACAAAAGAAAAAAAACAATAGAAAAGAATTTTACGGAACTTCTTTGCTATCTCCGTGAACAGTATCTAAATGAAAATGATTATATCGTTCAACAATACATCAATATAGCCAAAATAGATGATCGACCCTTTGATGTGCGTGTCATGACTCAAATCAATGAGCAGGAATGGATCATAACTGGCAAATTAGTTAAAGTGGCGGCAAGAGAATTCTTCATTTCTAATCGAGCAAGTAAATTACTTACACTTGATGAAGCATTAAGACTGTCTGATAGTCGTATTACCTTAAGTAAATGCGAATTTTTGATAGATAAAATTTGCAGGAAATCATCTATGATCCTTGCAAATAATTACGAAGGAATAACAATTATCGGCTTTGATGTCGCTATCGATAATCGCGGGGCAGTATGGATTATCGAAGGGAATTTTGCTCCTTCCACAGCAATGTTTTACAAATTTGACGGCAACAAAGCATATGAAACTATTTACAAATATATTAGAAAAAATAAAAATAGGATCTCAACGCTGTCCAATCGAGAGGAGGAGAAAACTTGA
- the murF gene encoding UDP-N-acetylmuramoyl-tripeptide--D-alanyl-D-alanine ligase encodes MKPLTVKTLRKVLEGKIIYGSDDWDVSDVIYYKRHDHANRNTMLFVSRNDEINWDMINKKGPSLIVTDKTDIAIPNVANTTVMQVMSLVKSYWKFITYYRNLFQIPVVTITGTCGKTTVKDMIRHTLLETKNVHSSLSSKNEPRRSLPYLMGIDDQTEAAVFEHGLGNSGNIKHQCMIYQPTIGIITTIGVHHLDGCGNLEGYIRAKEEIVGGIKEGGTLILNADDENTKKLRLNNFKGKIIYFGTSGKSHFKAARIKFTDGGMSFILRTGNRNYKAFIPGYGEHQVSNALAAIAAVHEMGMDIKAAISRLKTFRNMDRHLEFSKGINGSTIIDDTWTNNPTSVEAALKVLDSIGKNKNVVLILGDINRLGNFEKQYHREIGSMIAKRKIGTLITIGKKAVEIANQARKDGSTATIMSYEHVNEIGSRVDHLLDEKSLVLIKGPMSSRGMIEFAKRLKR; translated from the coding sequence TTGAAACCACTTACAGTAAAAACTCTTCGTAAAGTGTTGGAAGGCAAAATAATCTACGGTTCAGATGACTGGGATGTGAGCGACGTCATTTACTACAAACGTCATGATCACGCCAATCGGAACACAATGCTATTCGTAAGCCGGAATGATGAAATAAATTGGGACATGATCAATAAAAAGGGTCCGTCCCTGATTGTTACTGATAAGACTGATATTGCTATACCTAATGTAGCAAATACAACCGTCATGCAAGTCATGAGTTTAGTGAAGTCGTATTGGAAGTTTATAACTTACTATCGTAATCTATTTCAAATTCCAGTTGTTACAATAACTGGAACGTGTGGAAAAACAACTGTAAAAGATATGATAAGACATACACTTCTTGAAACAAAGAATGTCCATTCCTCCCTCAGTAGTAAGAACGAACCAAGACGTTCACTTCCTTATTTGATGGGAATAGATGATCAAACGGAGGCGGCTGTTTTTGAACATGGACTCGGCAATTCGGGTAATATCAAACACCAATGCATGATTTATCAGCCAACAATTGGAATCATTACTACGATTGGAGTTCATCATTTGGACGGTTGCGGAAACTTGGAAGGGTATATTCGGGCAAAAGAAGAAATAGTAGGCGGCATTAAAGAAGGGGGAACCCTCATTTTAAATGCTGACGATGAAAATACGAAGAAACTACGGCTCAATAATTTCAAAGGAAAGATCATCTATTTTGGGACATCCGGCAAATCCCATTTCAAGGCGGCACGCATTAAGTTTACAGACGGAGGAATGAGTTTTATACTCCGTACAGGAAATCGTAACTATAAAGCTTTTATCCCTGGATATGGGGAACATCAGGTTAGCAATGCACTCGCAGCAATAGCCGCAGTCCATGAAATGGGGATGGATATAAAGGCAGCAATTTCTCGTCTGAAAACGTTCAGGAACATGGATAGACATTTGGAGTTTTCGAAGGGTATCAATGGAAGCACAATCATTGATGATACGTGGACGAATAACCCTACATCCGTAGAGGCTGCTTTGAAAGTACTCGATTCCATCGGAAAAAACAAAAATGTAGTGTTGATTCTTGGAGATATCAATCGATTGGGAAACTTTGAGAAGCAGTACCATAGGGAAATTGGGAGTATGATTGCGAAAAGGAAAATTGGAACGTTGATCACGATTGGAAAAAAAGCGGTGGAGATTGCTAATCAGGCAAGGAAAGATGGAAGCACGGCTACTATTATGAGTTATGAGCATGTGAATGAGATTGGTAGTAGGGTGGATCATCTTTTGGATGAAAAATCGCTTGTACTTATTAAAGGGCCTATGTCAAGCCGTGGAATGATTGAATTTGCTAAAAGACTAAAGAGGTAA
- a CDS encoding NlpC/P60 family protein: MKRKLLSAALITCVTVTSLTIPTYQHNNNTVSAATVTSQQSQQVVDAKADQLIQFAKSLIGKATYSTAEYKPTYPYKFSCATFLMYVFEKSGVDLATYNENYMMQQGTPVAKGQWKKGDLLFFKSKKTGTDPDHVAMYIGDNKVIHMADPQQNIVISDLNSKPYYTDNYYGATRVIPSLLSSNPATKGDIITELAYDLKDQVTIGSVNNESLRKFTSTGFVNYVYKQNGTTLDAKSIRDLQSKGTTVSKSNLKKGDLVFFNSVTGSTTASLVGIYAGEHRVVIPTTGGVITRVLLADYYKDHYITAKRVFTESVPNNPTEPSQPSEPSLPATTTADKLVNFAESLTNKAKFGYVYNENTLTFTGAGFTYYVYKQEGIDLKYKMAAQQAQVGTSVLKSNLQKGDLLLFSTDNKGTRITQTGIYMGNNQFISLSTTGKVEKQSLSSTWASKNYVQARRVITN; encoded by the coding sequence ATGAAACGTAAACTCTTATCAGCCGCATTAATCACATGCGTAACTGTCACATCACTAACAATACCAACATATCAACATAATAATAATACCGTCTCAGCTGCCACAGTAACCTCACAACAATCACAACAAGTAGTAGATGCTAAAGCCGATCAATTAATCCAATTTGCAAAAAGCTTGATTGGAAAGGCTACATATAGCACTGCCGAATACAAGCCAACATATCCATATAAATTCTCATGTGCAACATTTCTCATGTACGTTTTCGAGAAAAGCGGTGTAGACCTTGCAACATACAATGAAAACTATATGATGCAACAAGGTACACCAGTAGCAAAAGGTCAATGGAAAAAAGGAGACTTGCTATTCTTTAAGAGCAAAAAAACGGGAACGGATCCTGACCACGTCGCAATGTATATTGGTGACAATAAAGTAATCCATATGGCAGATCCGCAACAAAACATCGTAATCTCTGACTTGAACAGCAAACCGTATTACACAGATAATTATTACGGTGCAACTCGTGTCATTCCAAGCCTTCTCTCTTCTAACCCTGCAACAAAAGGCGATATAATTACAGAACTTGCTTATGATTTGAAAGACCAAGTTACAATCGGTTCAGTCAACAATGAGTCTCTTAGGAAGTTTACAAGTACTGGTTTTGTCAATTATGTTTACAAACAAAACGGTACAACACTTGATGCGAAAAGTATACGTGATCTACAAAGCAAAGGGACAACTGTATCAAAATCCAATTTGAAAAAAGGGGACCTTGTTTTCTTCAATAGTGTAACGGGTTCAACAACTGCAAGTTTAGTCGGAATTTACGCTGGTGAACACCGTGTTGTAATTCCAACGACTGGTGGCGTCATTACACGAGTTCTCTTGGCAGATTATTATAAGGATCACTATATTACTGCTAAAAGGGTATTTACGGAATCCGTTCCAAACAACCCTACTGAACCGTCACAGCCATCCGAACCATCATTACCTGCTACAACAACGGCAGATAAACTTGTCAACTTCGCGGAAAGTCTAACGAATAAAGCGAAATTCGGGTATGTCTATAATGAAAATACATTAACTTTCACGGGTGCTGGCTTCACGTATTATGTGTATAAACAAGAAGGCATTGACCTGAAATACAAAATGGCAGCCCAACAGGCGCAAGTAGGTACATCCGTATTAAAATCAAATCTACAAAAAGGAGATCTTCTGTTGTTCTCCACTGACAATAAAGGTACACGAATTACACAAACCGGGATTTACATGGGCAACAACCAATTCATCAGCCTATCCACAACAGGCAAAGTGGAAAAACAAAGCCTTTCTTCAACATGGGCATCCAAAAACTACGTACAAGCCCGTCGTGTAATCACTAACTAA
- a CDS encoding HesB/YadR/YfhF family protein → MKIILSDEALIWFKDEMEARPGEYIKFFARYGGSSPLHDGFSLGVTKEQPDEAVVETIKEDIHFFIERRDHWFFDEHDLHVNVDPKINELIYTYKKA, encoded by the coding sequence TTGAAAATCATATTATCAGACGAGGCATTAATTTGGTTTAAAGATGAAATGGAAGCGAGACCTGGAGAATACATTAAATTCTTTGCAAGATACGGTGGTTCAAGCCCATTGCACGACGGCTTTTCCCTCGGAGTTACAAAAGAACAACCCGACGAAGCTGTAGTAGAGACTATAAAAGAAGATATTCACTTCTTTATCGAACGAAGAGACCATTGGTTCTTCGATGAACACGATCTCCATGTCAACGTCGACCCTAAAATTAATGAATTAATTTACACCTACAAAAAAGCGTGA
- the plsY gene encoding glycerol-3-phosphate 1-O-acyltransferase PlsY, whose amino-acid sequence MENIILILIAYLLGSIPSALWVGKLFYKTDVREHGSGNLGGTNTFRVLGRTAGLVVTILDILKGTAAVLLVLLPIFSNTGIHPLVLGFCAVLGHIFPIFAGFKGGKAVATSGGVLLGYNWPIFIIVLLTFLLALKITKMVSLSSMIVAVVAFIYSFIFYVWTGDYSLMIIIGLMGIFIFYRHRANITRIKAGTEPKVKWL is encoded by the coding sequence ATGGAAAATATCATTCTAATACTAATAGCTTATTTACTTGGCTCCATTCCCTCAGCATTATGGGTGGGCAAGCTTTTCTACAAAACAGATGTGCGGGAGCATGGCAGCGGGAATTTAGGTGGTACAAATACATTTCGCGTGCTTGGTAGAACAGCGGGACTGGTCGTTACCATCCTTGATATTCTAAAAGGTACAGCCGCCGTCCTCCTTGTACTGTTACCTATATTCAGCAATACAGGCATTCACCCACTTGTACTTGGCTTTTGTGCAGTTTTAGGTCATATTTTCCCTATCTTTGCGGGATTCAAAGGTGGCAAGGCCGTTGCCACTTCAGGTGGAGTACTTTTAGGCTATAACTGGCCAATTTTCATCATCGTACTACTTACATTCCTACTCGCTTTAAAAATCACTAAAATGGTTTCATTATCTTCAATGATTGTGGCGGTCGTTGCATTTATATATAGTTTTATTTTTTACGTTTGGACTGGCGACTACTCTTTAATGATTATAATTGGCCTTATGGGAATCTTCATTTTCTATAGGCATCGTGCAAACATTACAAGGATCAAAGCAGGAACTGAGCCTAAAGTAAAGTGGTTGTAA